The proteins below are encoded in one region of Paraburkholderia phenazinium:
- a CDS encoding YeiH family protein, with the protein MSTAHIQAAPGQAISTTRGQLNGVLFVALFAAAVTRLAALPAIAGLGLSPLIVGIVAGALYGNTMRDGMPASWAAGVNFSARKLLRIAVAFFGLRVSLQEIAQVGLPGLAESVLIVVSTLVIGTWAGMKLMKLDRDTALLTAAGSAICGAAAVLAFESTLQSKPHKSAMAVGSVVLFGTLSMFLYPILFKAGWLHLDTVGAGLFFGGTIHEVAQVVGAASNVSPEATHIATIVKMTRVMLLVPVLLAIGMWINRPGRAGASAASAAGGAQSGAQHAPRKLAIPWFALGFLGFVVLNSLHVLPEAATQTLNTLDTFALTMAMTALGIETRISQIREAGPRALTTGLILYVWLIVGGLGITWAVQRLFG; encoded by the coding sequence ATGTCTACCGCTCATATTCAGGCCGCTCCCGGCCAGGCGATCTCCACCACCCGCGGACAGCTCAACGGCGTCCTGTTCGTCGCCCTCTTCGCCGCTGCCGTGACCCGGCTTGCCGCGCTGCCCGCCATCGCCGGACTTGGTCTGAGTCCGTTGATCGTCGGTATCGTCGCCGGTGCGCTGTACGGCAACACCATGCGCGACGGCATGCCGGCGAGCTGGGCGGCCGGCGTCAACTTCTCGGCGCGCAAACTGTTGCGCATCGCTGTCGCCTTCTTCGGCCTGCGCGTGAGCCTGCAGGAAATTGCCCAGGTCGGTTTGCCGGGACTGGCGGAATCGGTGCTGATCGTGGTGAGTACGCTGGTCATCGGCACATGGGCCGGCATGAAGCTGATGAAGCTCGACCGCGACACGGCCTTGCTCACCGCCGCCGGCAGCGCCATCTGCGGTGCGGCCGCCGTGCTGGCCTTCGAATCGACGCTGCAGTCGAAGCCGCACAAGAGCGCCATGGCAGTCGGCAGCGTGGTGCTGTTCGGCACCCTGTCGATGTTCCTCTACCCGATCCTGTTCAAGGCCGGCTGGCTGCATCTGGATACCGTCGGCGCGGGGCTGTTCTTCGGCGGCACGATTCATGAGGTGGCACAGGTGGTGGGCGCGGCCAGTAACGTCAGCCCCGAGGCCACGCATATCGCGACCATCGTCAAGATGACGCGCGTGATGCTGCTGGTGCCGGTGCTGCTCGCGATCGGCATGTGGATCAACCGTCCGGGCCGTGCCGGTGCCAGTGCTGCTAGTGCCGCTGGCGGTGCGCAGTCCGGCGCCCAGCACGCCCCGCGCAAGCTGGCGATTCCCTGGTTCGCGCTTGGCTTCCTCGGCTTCGTGGTGCTGAACTCGCTGCACGTGTTGCCCGAAGCCGCCACCCAGACGCTCAACACGCTCGATACGTTCGCGCTGACCATGGCGATGACGGCACTCGGCATCGAAACCCGCATCTCGCAGATCCGCGAGGCCGGTCCGCGAGCGCTGACGACCGGACTGATCCTGTATGTATGGCTGATCGTCGGAGGCCTCGGCATTACCTGGGCCGTCCAGCGTCTGTTTGGTTGA
- a CDS encoding LysR family transcriptional regulator: MTPDQLITFAAVAEHRNISRAAVALHLSQPAVSGQLRQLQDEFGEPLYQRDGRGVRLTPAGEQLASYATRLRDTWRQAHAYRDALRGMESGTLRVGASTTPASYLLPYLIAAFHRRYPDVTLHTTDGNTAEIVGALASLDIAMVEGPVGADLPPDTAVHAWRQDEIVAIMPRTHPLALAAGAGTATAAAGVAGDRGAAAGRIELAALGAHSLVLREAGSGVRQIVERAFARAGVPMRVALEIAGVEGVKEAVRAGMGIGFVSAMSMRHEGGALCLFSLSPEPLTRHFSILIPHASAPSRVVERFLALTSDDAD, from the coding sequence ATGACCCCCGATCAGCTTATAACTTTCGCCGCCGTCGCCGAGCATCGCAACATCAGTCGAGCCGCGGTGGCTTTGCATCTGTCGCAGCCCGCGGTGTCGGGGCAACTGCGTCAATTGCAGGATGAGTTCGGCGAACCGCTGTATCAGCGCGACGGCCGTGGCGTGCGCCTGACGCCGGCCGGCGAGCAGCTCGCCAGTTATGCGACACGCCTGCGCGACACCTGGCGGCAAGCGCATGCCTATCGCGACGCATTGCGCGGCATGGAGAGCGGCACATTGCGGGTCGGCGCGAGCACGACGCCGGCCAGCTATCTGCTGCCGTATCTGATCGCGGCGTTTCACCGGCGCTATCCGGACGTGACGCTGCATACCACGGACGGCAATACCGCTGAGATCGTCGGTGCGCTGGCCTCGCTCGATATCGCAATGGTCGAAGGGCCGGTGGGTGCCGATTTGCCGCCGGACACCGCCGTGCATGCGTGGCGGCAGGATGAGATTGTGGCGATCATGCCGCGGACGCATCCGCTTGCATTGGCTGCGGGCGCGGGAACCGCAACGGCAGCCGCGGGCGTAGCTGGAGACAGGGGCGCCGCGGCCGGTCGGATAGAGTTAGCGGCACTGGGAGCGCATTCTCTTGTGCTGCGCGAGGCCGGCTCCGGCGTGCGCCAGATCGTCGAGCGGGCGTTTGCCCGCGCGGGGGTGCCGATGCGCGTCGCGCTGGAGATTGCCGGTGTCGAGGGCGTGAAGGAGGCGGTGCGCGCGGGCATGGGGATCGGCTTCGTCTCGGCGATGTCGATGCGTCATGAGGGTGGCGCGCTGTGCCTGTTCTCGCTCAGCCCGGAACCGCTGACGCGGCATTTTTCCATTCTGATTCCCCATGCGAGCGCGCCGTCACGCGTGGTCGAGCGCTTTCTGGCACTCACCTCGGACGATGCGGATTGA
- a CDS encoding sugar kinase — MNPTLDVITYGEAMALFVAAETGPLAGVGQFTKRIAGADLNVAIGLARLGFKVGWMSRVGNDSFGQYVRDTLHREGVDQQRVVTDDRYPTGFQLKSKSDDGSDPAIEYFRKGSAASHLSPDDYAPFYVLPARHLHLTGVAPAISESSRELALLLAREMRAAGKTISFDPNLRPTLWASRAAMVEGLNALAELADWVLPGIGEGEILTGYSKPEDIARFYLERGARGVIIKLGARGAYFRTADESGVVEAQPVAKVIDTVGAGDGFAVGVISALLEGRPLPEAVARGNRIGALAIQVIGDSEGLPTRAELDLLEQADATTPGAALLDNV; from the coding sequence ATGAATCCGACGCTTGATGTCATCACCTACGGCGAAGCCATGGCGCTCTTCGTCGCTGCTGAAACGGGTCCGCTCGCCGGAGTCGGCCAGTTCACCAAACGGATCGCCGGGGCCGATCTGAACGTGGCGATCGGTCTCGCTCGACTCGGCTTCAAGGTGGGCTGGATGAGCCGGGTCGGCAACGATTCGTTCGGTCAGTACGTGCGCGACACCTTGCACCGCGAAGGCGTCGACCAGCAACGCGTCGTCACGGACGATCGCTATCCCACCGGCTTTCAGCTCAAGTCGAAAAGCGACGACGGCAGCGACCCGGCTATCGAATACTTTCGCAAGGGCTCGGCGGCCAGTCATCTGTCTCCGGACGACTATGCTCCGTTCTACGTGCTGCCGGCGCGTCATCTGCATCTGACGGGCGTCGCACCGGCGATTTCCGAATCGTCGCGCGAACTGGCGTTGTTGCTGGCGCGAGAAATGCGTGCTGCAGGCAAGACGATCTCCTTCGATCCGAACCTGCGGCCGACGCTCTGGGCGTCGCGCGCGGCGATGGTCGAGGGCTTGAACGCGTTGGCTGAACTTGCGGACTGGGTGCTGCCTGGCATCGGCGAAGGTGAGATCCTTACCGGCTATTCGAAGCCGGAAGACATCGCGCGCTTCTATCTGGAGCGGGGTGCGCGCGGCGTCATCATCAAGCTCGGGGCGCGTGGCGCGTACTTCCGCACGGCGGACGAGTCCGGCGTGGTCGAGGCGCAACCGGTCGCCAAGGTGATCGACACGGTCGGCGCGGGCGATGGTTTTGCGGTCGGCGTGATCAGCGCCTTGCTTGAAGGGCGGCCGTTGCCGGAAGCCGTGGCGCGCGGCAACCGGATCGGGGCGCTGGCGATTCAGGTGATTGGCGATTCCGAAGGCTTGCCGACCCGCGCCGAGCTCGACCTGCTCGAACAGGCCGATGCCACGACACCCGGCGCCGCCTTGCTGGACAACGTCTGA
- a CDS encoding MFS transporter produces the protein MTSSLALRRWWTIMPIVFITYSLAYLDRANFGFASAAGINQDLGISKGLASLIGALFFLGYFFFQVPGAIYAERRSVKKLVFWSLILWGTCAALTGIVSNIPSLMAIRFLLGVVEAAVMPAMLIFISNWFTKRERSRANTFLILGNPVTVLWMSVVSGYLVHSFGWRPMFIAEGAPAIVWAVCWWFIVEDKPAQVSWLTQQQKDELAETLRAEQAAIKPVRNYGEAFRSSAVIKLSTQYFCWSIGVYGFVLWLPSILKNGSTLGMVETGWLTALPYLAATIAMLAASWASDKLGRRKQFVWPFLLIGAVAFATSYAIGSTHFWISYALLVVAGAAMYAPYGPFFAIVPELLPKNVAGGAMALINGMGALGSFVGSYVVGYLNGATGTPAASYAFMSAALVAATILTLTVKPQPSASPKLVANPLQGK, from the coding sequence ATGACCTCATCGCTTGCGCTTCGCCGCTGGTGGACGATCATGCCGATCGTGTTCATCACGTACAGCCTTGCCTATCTCGACCGCGCGAATTTCGGCTTCGCGTCCGCCGCCGGGATCAACCAGGATCTCGGCATCAGCAAGGGCCTGGCGTCGCTGATCGGCGCGCTGTTCTTCCTCGGCTACTTCTTCTTCCAGGTCCCCGGCGCGATCTACGCGGAGCGCCGCAGCGTCAAAAAGCTGGTGTTCTGGAGCCTGATCCTGTGGGGCACTTGCGCAGCCTTGACCGGGATCGTCAGTAATATCCCCTCGCTGATGGCGATCCGCTTCCTGCTGGGCGTAGTCGAAGCGGCGGTGATGCCGGCCATGCTGATTTTTATCAGCAACTGGTTCACCAAACGCGAGCGCTCGCGGGCCAACACCTTCCTGATTCTCGGCAATCCGGTGACGGTGCTGTGGATGTCGGTCGTGTCCGGCTATCTGGTGCATTCGTTCGGCTGGCGCCCGATGTTCATCGCGGAAGGCGCGCCGGCCATCGTCTGGGCCGTGTGCTGGTGGTTTATCGTCGAGGACAAGCCGGCTCAGGTGTCGTGGCTCACGCAGCAGCAAAAGGACGAGCTTGCCGAGACCCTGCGCGCCGAACAGGCCGCGATCAAACCGGTGCGCAACTATGGCGAAGCGTTCCGCTCGTCCGCAGTGATCAAGCTATCCACACAGTATTTCTGCTGGAGCATCGGCGTGTACGGTTTCGTGCTGTGGCTGCCGTCCATTCTGAAAAACGGTTCGACGCTCGGTATGGTGGAAACCGGCTGGCTGACGGCGCTTCCCTATCTCGCGGCGACCATCGCCATGCTCGCTGCATCGTGGGCATCGGATAAACTGGGCCGTCGCAAGCAGTTCGTATGGCCGTTTCTGTTAATCGGCGCGGTGGCGTTCGCGACCTCGTACGCGATCGGCTCGACGCACTTCTGGATCTCGTATGCTTTGCTGGTCGTCGCCGGCGCAGCCATGTATGCGCCGTATGGACCGTTCTTCGCGATCGTGCCGGAACTGCTGCCGAAGAATGTCGCCGGCGGCGCGATGGCGCTGATCAACGGCATGGGGGCGCTAGGGTCGTTCGTCGGCTCGTACGTGGTCGGTTATCTGAACGGTGCGACCGGTACGCCCGCGGCATCGTATGCATTCATGAGTGCGGCGCTCGTCGCCGCAACCATTTTGACATTGACGGTGAAGCCACAACCGTCTGCCTCTCCCAAACTCGTCGCCAATCCATTGCAAGGAAAATAA
- a CDS encoding 2-hydroxyacid dehydrogenase, whose product MKKIIAYKPLPDDVLAYLRQHVEVVQVDGAQHDAFVAALKDADGAIGASVKITPAMIEGATKLKALSTISVGFDAFDVADLTQRGIVLAHTPDALTESTADTVFSLILATARRVVELADWVKAGQWKTGVGPAQYGVEVQGKTLGIVGLGRIGGAVARRAALGFNMPVLYTNRNPNPQAEEAYGARRVELSELLATSDFVCLQVPLTPETQHLIGAAELRAMKKSAILINASRGATVDEAALIEALRAGTIHGAGLDVFETEPLSADSPLLSMPNVVALPHIGSATHETRHAMALNAAENLVAALDGTLTRNVVNRDVLRK is encoded by the coding sequence ATGAAGAAGATCATTGCCTACAAGCCGTTGCCCGACGACGTACTCGCGTATCTGCGCCAACATGTCGAGGTCGTGCAGGTCGATGGCGCGCAGCATGATGCGTTCGTCGCAGCGCTCAAGGACGCGGACGGCGCGATCGGTGCCAGCGTGAAGATCACGCCGGCCATGATCGAAGGCGCGACGAAGCTCAAGGCGCTGTCGACCATCTCGGTTGGATTCGATGCTTTCGATGTCGCCGATCTCACGCAACGCGGTATCGTGCTCGCACACACGCCGGATGCATTGACCGAATCGACTGCAGACACGGTGTTCTCGTTGATTCTGGCGACCGCTCGCCGGGTCGTCGAGCTTGCCGACTGGGTGAAGGCCGGCCAATGGAAGACGGGTGTCGGACCCGCGCAATACGGCGTCGAGGTTCAAGGCAAGACGCTCGGCATCGTCGGCCTCGGACGGATAGGCGGCGCCGTGGCGCGCCGCGCGGCGCTCGGCTTCAACATGCCGGTGCTGTACACCAACCGCAACCCGAACCCGCAAGCCGAAGAGGCTTACGGCGCACGCCGTGTCGAACTGTCCGAGCTGCTGGCGACTTCCGATTTCGTGTGCCTCCAGGTGCCGCTCACTCCGGAGACGCAACATCTGATTGGCGCGGCCGAACTGCGCGCGATGAAGAAGAGCGCGATCCTCATCAACGCTTCACGCGGCGCGACCGTCGACGAAGCCGCGCTGATCGAGGCGCTGCGGGCCGGCACAATCCACGGCGCGGGACTCGACGTGTTCGAAACCGAGCCGCTCTCCGCCGATTCGCCGCTGCTGTCGATGCCCAACGTGGTGGCGCTGCCGCACATCGGTTCGGCGACCCACGAGACGCGTCACGCAATGGCGTTGAACGCCGCCGAGAACCTCGTCGCCGCGCTCGACGGCACGTTGACGCGCAACGTCGTGAACCGCGACGTCCTGCGCAAGTGA
- a CDS encoding LacI family DNA-binding transcriptional regulator codes for MSSPHTIAPRRATISDVAREAGTGKTSISRYLNGELSVLSPELRARIEAAIERLDYQPNQMARGLKRGRNRLIGMLIADLTNPYSVEVLQGVEAACHALGYMPLICHAANEVEMERRYLQLLTTYRVEGVIVNALGVRDETLRPVGDGGIPAVLVDRMVDGLVADLVGLDNTAAVQLGTRHLLERGFDDIWFVVQPFERISSRRLREEAFRAAIDAQSRARGQTVVLELGDAAAVEGALAELDKELDRALADAPDRATWATHVTQAAAAPAPRIALFAANGPVALCLARHLNARYGMRWQERIALLSIDDPEWAEFAGITAIRQPTYQIGYRAVEFLHERIDGVQTAVRDCLLPGELIVRESTSR; via the coding sequence TTGAGCAGCCCGCACACCATTGCACCGCGCCGCGCCACCATCAGCGACGTGGCCCGCGAGGCCGGCACCGGCAAGACCAGCATCTCGCGCTATCTGAACGGCGAGCTGAGCGTGCTGTCGCCGGAGTTGCGCGCGCGGATCGAAGCCGCGATCGAGCGGCTCGACTATCAGCCCAACCAGATGGCGCGCGGTTTGAAGCGCGGTCGCAACCGGCTGATCGGCATGCTGATCGCGGACCTTACCAATCCGTATTCGGTGGAGGTGTTGCAGGGCGTCGAGGCCGCGTGCCATGCGCTCGGCTACATGCCGTTGATCTGCCATGCTGCCAACGAAGTAGAAATGGAGCGGCGCTATCTGCAACTGCTCACCACGTATCGCGTGGAGGGCGTGATCGTCAATGCGCTTGGGGTGCGTGACGAAACTCTCCGGCCGGTCGGCGACGGCGGGATTCCCGCGGTGCTGGTCGACCGCATGGTAGACGGTCTCGTTGCCGATCTGGTCGGGCTCGACAATACGGCGGCGGTGCAACTGGGCACGCGTCATCTGCTCGAGCGCGGTTTCGACGATATCTGGTTCGTCGTGCAACCGTTTGAGCGCATCAGTTCGCGGCGCTTGCGCGAGGAGGCGTTTCGCGCGGCGATAGACGCTCAGTCGCGGGCCCGAGGCCAGACCGTTGTGCTGGAGCTCGGCGATGCGGCAGCGGTGGAGGGCGCGCTGGCCGAACTGGACAAAGAACTGGACCGTGCGCTGGCTGATGCGCCAGATCGCGCCACTTGGGCAACTCACGTCACTCAAGCCGCGGCCGCACCGGCGCCTCGCATTGCCCTGTTCGCCGCCAACGGCCCGGTCGCGCTCTGTCTCGCCCGTCATCTGAATGCACGCTACGGCATGCGCTGGCAGGAGCGCATTGCGCTGCTATCCATCGACGACCCCGAATGGGCCGAATTCGCCGGCATTACGGCGATCCGTCAGCCGACCTATCAGATCGGCTATCGTGCGGTGGAGTTTCTCCATGAACGCATCGACGGCGTGCAGACGGCCGTGCGCGACTGCCTGCTGCCAGGCGAATTGATCGTGCGCGAGTCAACTTCGCGCTGA
- a CDS encoding YhfC family intramembrane metalloprotease, giving the protein MVVAPLTLTCLVLSTLFAAALPIVLYRRLRVPLGLNARDAIAGIAVFALFASVIERALNGYVLHQNAAVAAWLSHPLTFVIYGALAAGVCEEVGRFIAMKMMWQRAVAAKAAAAPNSLANSASEASVANAAVSSSTTSRPSVSARVSMRKKTVVPPSTGDSTALGYGIGHGGAEAWIVGVLVQIQWIVFAVVANRGELDSYLGSLPDESLMRIQMVLASLSPLTAGVFLLERVAALVLQIGLSVLMWRGVRAGWYAILPLAIVAHALVGLPAALFQVGVIPLYAVDGLYALLAIIVAVVLVKMFQRTARTA; this is encoded by the coding sequence ATGGTTGTTGCACCGCTCACGCTTACCTGTCTCGTACTTTCGACGCTGTTCGCCGCCGCTTTACCGATTGTCCTGTACCGCCGCCTGCGCGTACCGCTTGGGCTGAACGCCCGCGACGCGATCGCTGGCATTGCCGTGTTCGCGCTGTTCGCCAGCGTGATCGAGCGTGCGCTGAATGGCTATGTGCTGCATCAGAATGCAGCCGTCGCCGCCTGGCTATCCCATCCGCTCACGTTCGTGATCTATGGCGCGCTGGCCGCAGGCGTCTGCGAGGAAGTGGGGCGGTTCATCGCCATGAAGATGATGTGGCAGCGGGCCGTGGCTGCCAAGGCTGCCGCTGCGCCGAATTCACTCGCGAATTCGGCGAGCGAAGCGTCCGTTGCCAATGCGGCGGTTAGCAGTTCGACCACCTCCCGGCCTTCCGTGTCGGCCCGCGTGTCGATGCGCAAGAAGACCGTCGTGCCGCCCTCGACCGGCGATAGCACAGCGCTCGGTTACGGCATCGGACATGGCGGCGCCGAAGCGTGGATAGTCGGCGTGCTGGTGCAGATACAGTGGATCGTTTTCGCGGTGGTGGCGAACCGCGGCGAGCTCGACAGCTATCTGGGCAGTCTGCCGGACGAATCGCTGATGCGCATCCAGATGGTTCTCGCCAGTCTGTCGCCGCTGACGGCGGGGGTTTTTCTGCTCGAACGGGTGGCAGCGCTGGTGCTTCAGATCGGCCTGTCGGTGTTGATGTGGCGCGGTGTGCGAGCCGGCTGGTACGCGATCCTGCCGCTGGCCATCGTCGCACACGCGTTGGTCGGCTTGCCTGCTGCGTTGTTCCAGGTGGGAGTCATTCCGCTTTACGCCGTGGATGGCCTGTATGCGCTGCTGGCGATCATCGTGGCGGTTGTGCTGGTCAAAATGTTCCAGCGTACGGCACGTACTGCCTGA
- a CDS encoding DUF3022 domain-containing protein: protein MEAYQYVCTSPDMEELARVISDLFPEQTQFIERPAEDGTPTLAVHWVAMRFGAAARRITVSVVMSPAVLARYRAMPVRQRGRSFAVLRAYVEATIGSLEEQYANGEAVPREVTIELDEQFA, encoded by the coding sequence ATGGAAGCCTACCAATACGTCTGCACGAGCCCCGACATGGAAGAACTGGCGCGCGTCATCAGCGACCTGTTTCCCGAGCAGACGCAGTTCATCGAACGTCCGGCCGAGGATGGCACGCCGACCCTCGCGGTCCACTGGGTCGCGATGCGCTTTGGCGCAGCGGCGCGCCGCATTACGGTGAGCGTGGTGATGTCGCCCGCGGTGCTGGCGCGCTATCGGGCCATGCCGGTGCGCCAGCGCGGACGCAGTTTTGCGGTGTTGCGCGCTTATGTCGAAGCGACCATCGGCTCGCTTGAAGAACAGTATGCAAACGGCGAGGCCGTGCCGCGCGAGGTAACGATCGAACTGGATGAACAGTTCGCGTGA
- a CDS encoding PGDYG domain-containing protein — translation MIELKNLDLRSDAAAQRVVKDETVSVEFAAGDGELMSLEGPNRYVRGDALITGSTGDRWVVSRDRFDAKYLPAEASLAHGEPGAYRNRPAVVLARQMTGPFTLARSAAGGDVLRGTAGDWVMQYSPGDYGVVQAARFAKVYRLAE, via the coding sequence ATGATCGAACTCAAGAACCTCGACCTGCGCTCCGATGCGGCCGCTCAACGTGTCGTCAAGGACGAAACCGTCTCCGTCGAATTTGCCGCGGGCGATGGCGAACTGATGAGCCTCGAAGGCCCGAACCGCTATGTGCGCGGCGATGCGCTGATCACCGGTTCGACCGGCGACCGCTGGGTGGTGTCACGCGATCGTTTCGATGCGAAATATCTGCCCGCCGAGGCTTCGCTCGCTCACGGCGAACCGGGTGCGTACCGCAATCGCCCCGCCGTCGTGCTGGCCCGGCAGATGACCGGGCCGTTTACGCTGGCGCGTTCCGCGGCCGGCGGCGATGTGCTGCGCGGCACGGCCGGCGACTGGGTTATGCAATACTCGCCGGGCGACTACGGCGTCGTGCAGGCGGCACGCTTTGCCAAGGTGTATCGGTTGGCCGAGTAG
- a CDS encoding Spy/CpxP family protein refolding chaperone, producing MKKALVILASALAMSGAFAQTAAPASAPAAAAASAGKHERNVEDRIAYLHSQLKITPAQDPQWSAFADVMRSNAQTMGDLFKQRQQAGAQSAIDDMKQYAAIAQAHADGMKKLVDAFEPLYNSLSPDQKKLADQTFHQSPGGGKKHK from the coding sequence ATGAAAAAAGCACTGGTAATCCTGGCTTCCGCGCTCGCCATGAGCGGCGCCTTCGCACAGACCGCAGCACCGGCCTCGGCACCTGCCGCGGCGGCCGCATCAGCGGGCAAGCACGAGCGCAACGTCGAAGATCGCATCGCGTACCTGCACTCGCAGCTCAAGATCACGCCAGCGCAGGACCCGCAGTGGAGCGCGTTTGCCGATGTAATGCGCAGCAACGCGCAAACCATGGGTGATCTGTTCAAGCAGCGTCAGCAGGCGGGCGCCCAGTCGGCTATCGACGACATGAAGCAATACGCGGCAATCGCTCAGGCACACGCCGACGGCATGAAGAAGCTGGTCGACGCGTTCGAACCGCTGTACAACAGCCTCTCGCCGGATCAGAAGAAACTGGCGGATCAGACTTTCCATCAATCGCCGGGCGGCGGCAAGAAGCATAAGTAA
- a CDS encoding LysR family transcriptional regulator, which translates to MDKFVSMEIFVAVVEAGSLTAAAERYEISSAMVGKHIRSLETRLAARLLTRTTRRQSLTEIGRQYYEQCRRILADVKDAESLAEAMTATPRGVLKVTVPLTYGVEVFAPAMTDYLTSWPDVSLELDLSNRLTDLVEESFDAAVRIGPLADSSFVARPLKPYRMRACASPEYLARAGTPRTPADLAQHECLGFLDWGRDGAWRWNGEAEGENPLRAGRFRANNGQALKVAALRGFGLVLQPEVLLAKEIASGELVSVLEDYLPPGMPVHLIYPRDRRATPKLTSFIDFVMERLGL; encoded by the coding sequence GTGGACAAATTCGTCAGCATGGAGATCTTCGTGGCCGTGGTCGAGGCGGGCAGCCTGACGGCGGCAGCCGAGCGTTACGAGATTTCGTCGGCGATGGTCGGCAAGCATATCCGCTCGCTCGAGACACGGCTGGCCGCCCGGCTTCTCACGCGGACCACACGTCGTCAAAGTCTGACGGAGATTGGTCGTCAATATTACGAGCAGTGTCGGCGCATTCTCGCGGATGTGAAGGATGCCGAGTCGCTCGCCGAGGCCATGACGGCGACGCCGCGCGGCGTCCTGAAGGTCACGGTGCCGCTCACTTACGGCGTGGAAGTGTTCGCGCCGGCGATGACCGACTATCTCACGTCATGGCCCGACGTCAGTCTCGAACTCGACCTGTCGAACCGGCTGACTGACCTCGTTGAAGAGAGTTTCGATGCCGCGGTGCGGATTGGGCCTCTAGCGGATTCGAGCTTTGTGGCGCGGCCATTGAAGCCTTACCGGATGCGGGCGTGCGCCTCGCCGGAGTATCTCGCGCGGGCGGGCACGCCGCGCACGCCGGCCGATCTCGCCCAGCACGAATGTCTTGGTTTTCTGGACTGGGGACGCGACGGCGCATGGCGCTGGAATGGGGAGGCGGAGGGCGAGAATCCGTTGCGAGCGGGAAGGTTTCGCGCCAACAACGGCCAGGCGCTCAAGGTGGCGGCGTTGCGCGGCTTCGGTCTGGTATTGCAGCCGGAAGTGCTGCTGGCGAAGGAGATTGCCAGCGGCGAACTGGTTTCGGTGCTCGAAGATTATTTGCCGCCGGGCATGCCTGTGCATCTGATTTATCCGCGTGACCGGCGCGCGACACCGAAGCTGACGAGCTTTATTGATTTTGTGATGGAACGGTTGGGCTTGTAA
- a CDS encoding Lrp/AsnC family transcriptional regulator, with product MRPPRLDQLDDLDRNLVALLQANARESVADLARQLGVARTTVIARIARLERTNVIAGYSVRLGQDVLDASIYAYVGIIIAPRHGPDVQKRLGKMPEVQLLCAVSGEFDYVAWLRADSPDRLNDLLDQIGALEGVERTTTSIILARKIDRGMIGG from the coding sequence ATGAGACCTCCGCGCCTCGACCAACTCGACGACCTCGACCGTAATCTCGTTGCGCTGCTGCAGGCCAACGCACGCGAAAGCGTCGCGGACCTCGCGCGCCAGCTCGGCGTGGCGCGCACCACCGTGATCGCGCGGATTGCGCGGCTCGAACGCACCAACGTGATTGCGGGCTATAGCGTGCGGCTTGGCCAGGATGTACTCGACGCGAGCATTTACGCGTATGTAGGCATCATCATCGCGCCCAGGCATGGGCCGGATGTGCAGAAGCGGCTCGGCAAGATGCCGGAGGTGCAGCTGCTGTGCGCGGTGAGCGGCGAGTTCGATTATGTGGCGTGGCTGCGCGCGGATTCGCCGGACAGGCTCAACGATCTGCTCGATCAGATCGGCGCGCTCGAAGGTGTCGAGCGCACGACGACGTCGATCATTCTGGCGCGCAAGATCGATCGCGGGATGATTGGCGGGTGA